In the genome of Pseudomonas sp. B33.4, the window AGCCAGGTAAGCGCCGCCCATCGACGGGTCGGTGCTGTAGCGACGGATTTCATAACCGGTGAACGAGCCACGGGCCTGTGGATAAAACGCGTGCAGACGGATCAGCACCTGATCGACCATCTGTTTGTCGCCAAACGCCTGCATCACGCGGGCATTGTCGCCGGACAGGTTGATCACCACGTTGGCGCCACCCTTCAGCGCTGGCTCGATCCAGAGCATGCCGAGACCGGTGTTGCTGTAGATCTCGCCGGACATGCGCGCCTTGCTTTCCCACACCGGCGTCTTGAACTTCAACATGATCTGGTCGCGCCAGCCGTAGTTGGTGCCCTTGATCGCGGCCAGATGCTGCGCATCCAGTGCCGGGGTCAGCGCAATCTTGTTCAGTGCGCGCAGTGGCACGGCCAGTACGACGTAATCAGCCTGGTAGCCAACACTGCCGACCTTGACGGTCACGCCGTCCTTGTCCTGATTGATCGCCGACACTGGCGAATTGGTCTTGATCGTCTTGATCTGTTTGACGAACGCCTGCGCCAGCACCTGGCTACCGCCGACCAGACGCGAAGCACGCAGGTCACGGTCGGAAACGCCGCGATAGACACGGTTCTGCTGAGCGAAATACAGCAGCGACAGACGCGAAGGCTCGTCGTAATGGGTGCGGATGTCCTGGTTGATCAACTGGCGCGCAGTGGCTGGCAGGTTCTGCTTGTCGAGCCAGCTCGATACGGTGATCTGGTCCAGCGCGTGCAGGGTACTGGTCGCCGCCGGGTTCTGCGGGTCGTCGATCGAACGCGCCAGATCGTCGAGGGTTTTCTGGTAGCGCTTCAGGGCATCGGCGGTGGCTGGCTGCTTGGTTGCCAGATCGGCAGCGGAGAAATACTCGCCGTCGATCAGGTAACCCGGCGTACGCACGAATTCCGGTGCCGGCGTGGTGCCCAGCTTGAACGTCGAAACGTACTTGTTCAGCACCGGCTGCGTCTTGTCGTTGCCGATCCACTCGCTGGTGGCCATGCCCGAGCGCCCGCCCATGCTCGGCTTGGCTTCCAGCAAAGTGACCTGCCAGCCCTTGTTTTGCAGCTCATAAGCGGCAGTCAGACCCGACAGGCCACCGCCGATCACGATTGCGGTTTTATCCTTGGCCAGCGCTGTAACGCTGAACAGCCCCAACATCACCAGCGCACAGGCGCGCAGCCAACCGACAGACATTCAGCGAACTCCGGAAATACACGTAGGAAAAAGCAGTTTTGCGGGTCAGACGACCCAAAGAACCGCGAAGAATACGTTAGCCATCAAAACGCCGCCAGCGACGTCTATCGGCTCATACAAAGTAGCTCAATCGACACAATGGGTTGTCCCCGCGCGAAGCATTGCATAGGCTTGCGCGATTGTTTGCCCGCGCCTGTCGCGAGCCGCCTCGAGGAGACTGTAAATGGGCCTGAATAACCAGTGGATGCAACGCGACCTCGCGGTGTTGTGGCATCCCTGCACCCAGATGAAAGACCACGAACAGCTGCCGCTGATCCCGATCAAGCGCGGTGAAGGCGTCTGGCTCGAAGACTTCGAAGGCAAGCGCTACCTCGATGCCGTCAGTTCGTGGTGGGTCAACGTGTTCGGCCATGCCAACCCGCGTATCAACCAGCGCATCAAGGATCAGGTCGATCAACTGGAGCACGTGATTCTCGCCGGTTTCAGCCATCAACCGGTGATCGAGCTGTCCGAGCGTCTGGTGAAGATGACGCCGGAGGGCCTGAATCGGGTGTTCTACGCCGATAATGGTTCGTCCTGCATTGAAGTCGCGTTGAAAATGAGCTTTCACTACTGGCTCAATCGCGGCCAACCGAACAAGAAGCGCTTCGTCACCCTGACCAACAGCTACCACGGTGAAACCATGGCGGCGATGGCGGTCGGCGACGTGCCGCTGTTCACCGAAACCTACAAAGCCCTGCTGATGGACACCATCAAAGTGCCGAGCCCGGACTGCTACGGGCGCCCCGAAGGCATGAGCTGGGAAGAACACTCGCGCAACATGTTCGCCGCCATGGAACAGACCTTGGCCGAGAACCATGACAGTGTCGCGGCAGTGATCGTCGAGCCGTTGATTCAGGGCGCCGGCGGCATGCGCATGTATCACCCGGTGTATCTGACGTTGCTGCGCGAGGCGTGCGACCGTTATGGCGTGCATCTGATCCTCGACGAAATCGCCGTTGGTTTCGGCCGCACCGGGACCATGTTTGCCTGCGAACAGGCCGGCATTCGCCCGGATTTCCTCTGCCTGTCGAAGGCCCTGACCGGCGGTTACCTGCCGCTGGCCGCGTGCCTGACCACCGACGAAGTCTACAGCGCGTTCTACGACGACTATCCGACCTTGCGCGCGTTCCTCCATTCGCACAGTTACACCGGCAACCCGCTGGCGTGCGCCGCAGCATTGGCGACGCTGGATATCTTCGAGCAAGACAACGTCATCGAGAACAACAAGGCTCTCGCTCAGCGCATGGCCTCGGCGACGGCGCATCTGGTCGATCACCCGAATGTGTCTGAAGTGCGCCAGACCGGCATGGTTTTGGCCATCGAGATGGTCAAGGATAAAGCCACCAAAGAGGCCTACCCTTGGCAGGAACGTCGTGGTTTGAAGGTGTTCCAGCACGCGCTGGAACGTGGCGCGTTGCTGCGCCCGCTCGGCAGCGTGGTGTATTTCCTGCCGCCGTACGTGATCACCCCGGAGCAGATCGACTTCCTTGCTGAAGTCGCCAGCGAAGGCATCGACATCGCTACGCGTGACAGCGTCAGCGTGGCCGTGCCGAAAGACTTCCACCCCGGCTTCCGCGATCCGGGTTGATCTACTTCACTTAAGCTTCAGCGGTGACCGGACTTCCGTCATCGCTGGCAAGCCAGCTCCCACAGGTTCTGCGCAAAACCCTGTGGGAGCTGGCTTGCCAGCGATGGGGCCGCCAGACTTTGACAAATTTTACAGAGACCCCGCATGAGACTGTCCCGCTTCTTTATCGACGCCCCGCTGAGCACCGGCGAACACGAATTGCCGGAGGCCCAGGCGCATTACATCAGCCGCGTGCTGCGCATGGCCGAGGGCGATGCGGTGCAGTTGTTCGACGGTTCCGGCCATGAGTTTCGCGGCGCCCTGCTGGACGTCGGCAAGAAGCGCGTGACCGTGCAGATCGACGAGCAATTCGCCGGCCAGGTCGAATCGCCGCTGCACATCCACCTCGGCCAGGGCTTGTCCCGGGGTGAACGCATGGACTGGGCGATTCAGAAAGCCACCGAACTGGGCGTGAATGAAATTACGCCGATCTTCAGTGATCGCTGCGAAGTCCGCCTCAAGGACGAACGCGCCGACAAACGCCTGTTGCATTGGCGTCAAGTGGCGATCAGCGCATGTGAACAGTGCGGGCGTTCGCGGGTGCCGGTGATTCATCCGCCGGTGTTGTTGGCGGACTGGATCAAGCAGACCGAAGCCGAGTTGAAACTGGTGCTGCACCCGGTGGCCGAGCCGTTGGTGAGTCATGCCAAACCGGCGACGCTGGCGTTTCTGATCGGACCTGAAGGGGGTTTGACTGACGCCGAAGTCGAGCAGGCCAAAGGCAACGGCTTCCACGCCGCCCGCCTCGGCCCGCGCGTGTTGCGCACCGAGACCGCGCCGGTGGTGGCATTGGCGGTGGCTCAGCAGCTTTGGGGGGATTTCTAAGGCCCCATCGCTGGCAAGCCAGCTCCCACAGGATCCTTGTTGGCCACAACATCCGTGAACAACGCTAAACCCTGTGGGAGCTGGCTTGCCAGCGATTAGCCGCGCCTCGGTCTAGAGGACGTAAAACAAGATCGCGACAAAGTGCAGCAAACTCCCCGCAATCACGAACAGATGCCAGATCCCATGCGCATGCCGCAACCGGTGATCAAGGGCAAAAAAGATAATCCCCACCGTGTACAAAACCCCGCCCGACGCCAGCCAGGCAAACCCTGTAGTACCCAGCGCCGCAATCAAAGGCTTCACCGCCACCAACACAATCCAGCCCATCACCGCATAAATCACGATCGACAGAATCCGCGCCTCCGAACGCGGTTTGATCTCTTGCAAGATGCCGATCAACGCCAGCCCCCAGACAATCCCGAACAACGTCCAGCCCCATGGCCCGCGCAGCGTGACCAGACAGAACGGCGTGTAGCTGCCGGCAATCAACAGGTAGATCGAAAAGTGATCAACCTTCTTCATGATCGCTTTCTTGCGCCCGCGCACGCTGTGGTACACGGTCGAGGCGCTGTAGAGCACCAGCAAGGTAAACGCGTAAATCGCCACACTGACAATCTTCCACGGGCTACCGTCCAGACAGGCAATCACCAGCATCCAGACCCCGCCGACAAAAGCCGCCACCGCCCCGACCAAATGCGTCCAGGCGTTGAGTTTTTCTCCGTGATACATGTGTCACTTACCTCAATAATTCGTTACCGCAGCGCGCAAGGCTCGGGCCTTGAGCGTAAAAGCGCAATGTTTCTGTTCAAAGCCAAGATCAACAGATCGCAGCCTTCGGCAGCTCCTACAGGTGATCGCATTCCAATGTAGGAGCTGCCGAAGGCTGCGATCTTTTGCTCTTGCGTGCACAATCGGCCGATACCAAAAAGAGTCCGCGCCATGCTGATCGACGAAGAATTGACCCTGAAAAAACTCGAGGTGTTCCTCGCGTTCATGCGCACCGGCAACCTTGCCCGCGCCGCTGCCGAGTTGCAGACCAGCAACGTCAGCGTGCACCGCGCCATTCATTCGCTGGAAAGCGCCCTGCGCTGCCCGCTGTTCAAACACGAAGGCCGCAACCTGACGCCGCTGGAAAGTGCTTACGTGCTGGAAGAACGCGCGCAGAAGCTGATCAACGACGTGGTCGAAAGCGTGCGCCTGACCCGCGAAGCCGCCGGGTTCTCGGCTGAACGATTCAAACTCGGCTCGCTGTATTCACTGACAGTGAAAACCGTGCCGCAGCTGATAATGGGCCTGAAAATCCGCCGCAGCGAACTCAACATCGACCTGATCCTCGGCTCGAACATCGACCTGCTCTACAAGCTGAAAAACATGGAAGTCGACGCGATTCTGGTGTCGCTCGACGACAGCATCAACGACCCGGATTGCGAGCAGATTGCGCTGTTTTCCGACGACATCTTCCTCGCCACCCCGGCGGATTCAAAGTTTGCCCAGCGCAGTGAAGTGGATCTGGCTGAGGTGCGCGATGAAACGTTCATCACCCTGACCCAGGGCTTTGCCACGCATCAGGATGGTGTGCGGGTGTTCAAGCAGGCGGGGTTCGAGCCGAAAGTGGCGATGCAGGTGAATGACATTTTCACGCTGTTGAGCATGGTCAGTTCGGGGGTGGGTTATGCGTTGCTGCCGGGAAGGATTGCGGCGGTGTATGAGAATCGGGTGAAGCTGATTCCGTTGCAGGCGAAGTACCGGTTGCAGCAGCACATTGGTGTGGTTTTTTTGAAAGCCAAGGAGCGCGATCCGAATTTGCTGGCGTTGTTGGCAGAGTGTCGGATGTATGCCAATCGCCAGGCTGGGGTTTAGATCAAGATCAAGAGCTACCCCCTCACCCCAGCCCTCTCCCCCAAGGGGTAGAGGGGGAAAGGGAGCAGATCGGCAGGCTTTTCACTGCCTGAGTTCGACTCAGGACTTTCAAATCGGCGTACCTCCAACATCCAACTCGGTCAGTCCCCTCTCCGTCAAAGGGTAGAGGGGAAAGGGTGCAGATCGGCAGGCTTTTCACTGCCTGAGTTCGACTCAGGACTTTCAAGTCGGCGTACCTCCAACATCCAACTCGGTCAGTCCCCTCTCCGTCAAAGGGTAGAGGGGGAAAGGGTGCAGATCGGCAGGCTTTTCACTGCCTGAGTTCGACTCAGGACTTTCAAGTCGGCGTACGTCCCACATCCAACTCGGTCAGTCCCCTCTCCCCCCGGGAGAGGGCTAGGGTGAGGGGCTTTTGATCTTCAGCCCACAATCGCGCGAACAATGAAGAACAACAACGAAGGCCCAAGCAAGCACCCCAGCCCGGTATGGAACGTCGCCGTCAACGCCCCATAGGGCACCAACCGCCGATCCGTCGCCGCCAGCCCAGCAGTCACGCCACTCACAGTCCCGGCCAACCCACCAAACACCATCGCCGAACGCGGGTTATCCAGGCCCATCCAGCGCGCCGCGACCGGCGTGCCGACCATCACCAGAATCGCCTTGATCAACCCGGTGGCAATCGACAGCGCCATTACATCCGAGGTCGCGCCAATCGCCGCACCCGTCACCGGCCCGACAATGTAAGTCACCGCGCCTGCGCCGATAGTGGTCATGCTCACCGCATCGCGATAACCGAACGCCCAGGCCATGCACGCGCCGACAATGAACGGCAGGATCGTGCCCAGCAGCAAGGCAATGACACCGATCAACCCGGCCTTCTTCGCCTCGGTCGCCTGCACTTCAAACGCGGTGGCAACAATCGCAAAGTCACGCAACATCGCCCCGCCCATCAGGCCGATGCCGGAGAACAACGTCAGATCCGCCAGGCCTTTCTGCCCGCCGGTCATGGTGCCGCCGACCCACGCCAAAACCAGACCAATAACGATGGCAATCGCCGAACCGTGAATGCGTCCGAACGTCAGGCGTTTGGAGAGCACCACCGACACCCACATGATCACGCCGACGAAGGCGAATGCAGTGACCAGCCCGTTGTGTTCCAGACCTTTCTCGATGAGATCCCACATATCAGCGGCCTCCTACTGGCGTGCCGACCGGGGAAATTTCCGCCGGTTCGTCGGGCAATGGCTCGCCTTTATGGGTGCGGCTGATCAAGGCAATCGTGCAACCACAGACCACCACCGAACCAATCGCCGCCAGCACCGCCACCGGCCCGCCGTGCAGCGCCGTGACGACGTTCTGTTGCGCGGCCATCGCCACCACCACCGGAATGTACATCGCGCCCCAGAAGCCGACGCCCATCTCGCATTCCTTGGTCATGCCGCCGCGTTTCTGCATCCACAACCGTGCGCAAATCAGCAGGATCATGGCGATGCCGACCCCGCCGACATTGGATTTCACGCCCAACAACACGCCGAGCATGTCACCCATGATCACCCCTGCCAGCGTACAGATCGCGAGCAGCGCCACACCGTAAATAATCATTGTTGTAGTCCTCAAAGTGCATCGTCGAATGTTGTTTTTGTTGTTCGAAGCTTGAGTCGGCGGTTTTAGAGTTGGCGGCCACCCTCCTCACGCAACAGCGCCTGCAAGGTGTCGAGACGCGCACTGTCGAAGGCAGTCACGGTGCCTTGTTCGAACACCCGGCGCGCCAGCCCGGTCAGCACCGCACCGGGCGGCAGTTCGATCTGTAAACGTACGCCGCGCTCGTAAGCGCTTTGCACGGTGCCGCGCCAATCCACCACGCGGCACATGTTGAAGGCGAGGTCGTCGCGCAGCGCTTCTACTTTGGTCACAGGGCGTGCACGACTGCCGCTCAGGTAGGCGATTTTCGGGGTTTTCAGTTCAATCTTGGCGAAAGCTTCGGCGAGGGTTTGCGCCGGATTTTCCAGCAGCGGACAGTGCGACGGCACACTCACCGCCAGACGTTTTGCCAGACCGGCACCACGACTGCGCGCCAGTTCGGCCACCGTTTGCATGGCCTTGTCACTGCCGGCAATCACCACCTGATTGTCGGCGTTGATGTTGGCCAGATACACCGGCGAATCTTCGCTGTGCACCTGCGCCAGCAACGTTTCGACTGTGGATAATTGCAGGCCGATGATCGCGGTCATGCCGTAGCCCTGTGGATAAGCCTGTTGCATCAACTCACCGCGCAGGCTGACCAGATGCAACGCATTGCTGAAGCTCAAAGCGCCGGCAACCACTGCTGCCGGGTAAGCGCCGATGGACAGGCCGGCGACGTAGTCCGCCGTCAGTCCGTCCTGCAACAACTGCCGCGAAGCAGCGACTCCGGCAATCAGCAGGCATAGCTGAACCGCCCTTGTCGTGCGCAACGCATCGCTGGAATCCAGCAACAAAACATCTTCGCCAAGCACATCGCTGGCCTCAACCAAGGTCTCCCGAGGCAAACGCTGAAGCATTCCCGCCTGCTGCGCGCCCTGACCGGGGAACACCAGCAGACTGCTCACGCTGCCTGCTCCTGCGGGTTCCACGGATCAATCACCAGACAAGCCTGATGAGCATTTTTCAGCAGCACGCGCGCCGAACCGCTGGCCCATTCACGCAATGCCACAGCACCTAACGGCGTCTGCAGTTGCATGTCGATCCGGCACACGGCTTGATCAAAAAGCTCGACCAGTTTGCGTGCCTGGTTACGCGTGAACAGTTGCGGTGTACGCAGAATCAGATCGAGATCACTGGCCGCGTGCATCGCTTTAAAACCGCTGGCCAATTCAAACCCGACACTGCCGCTGACACCCCATACCCAACCGCAATCGTCGAGCATCGGCCGCAGTTGTTTGAGCGCCTGCATGACCGGCAGATCGCGCTCGCTGTCGACATGACACAGCGCTTCCGGACTGACCCGACAGGCAATCGAATCCAACGCCATAAACGCCGCCAACCGCTGCTCGCGCAACACCCCGCGCACGCCCACCGCGACAAAACCTTCAGCACTCAACGCACGCCGCACCACCACCGGTTGCCCAGCGGCCAGCGACTCGACTGCCCACAACGGCGCATCCGCCGGCAACTGCGCCGGGGTCATGCCCCAGAGCAGATCGTGGGCCAGAGGCGTGCTCACCACTGCGCCCTCAACAGTTCACGCACCTTGCTGGAGGCCGTACGATTCTTCGCGCCGAGACGATTGCTCAAGTCAGTGCTGGAGATATCGCTGATGGCCTGTTTCAGGCATTCGTTCACCCGTGCCAGATCCTCTGCGGTTGGCTGCTCAATCTGCTGCACCGACAGGGTTTCCCAGAGCAATCCGAGACTCGCATAACTGTCGATGTCATAGGCCATCGGCGGCACAGTGGCGGCCAGCGCTTCCAGCTCTTCAACACTGCGCAACGTCACCCGCGCCGCCGACGCCTTGCCCATTGCATGCACCATCACGCCGGGATCGCGCAACGCAATCAAACGGTTGGCCTGATAACCATGCGCCAGAAACGCCCCGGACATCGCCTTACCGACCAGCAACGCAATCACCGGATGCCCGGCCAAACGCGCGCGGGCATAACTGTCCGCCGCACCGGCCAACGCCTGATGAATGCCGAGGGCTTCTTCGCGCCGACCGTAAGCCTGGCTCGGCACATCGACGATGGCGATGATCGGGCGCTTCTGCGCTTTGTCACGGTCAGCGCTGATCGCGTCATCCACAGCCTTGGCCAGACCCCAACCTTCGAGCAAGCCGACTTCGCCATTACGAGCACGCGGAAAACGATTGTCCGGATCAGCGACCACAGCGATAAAACGCCCCAGCTCACTGTCAGCAACCTTCAACGATGGCGGCAGCCCTTCGACAGCGCCCGCGCCCGCGCTCAAGGCGTTGAACCAGTTCAAACCACGCAGCGAATAACCGCTCATGAGCGCTCTCCTTGATACAGATCGCGAACCACCGACGGTTCGATTTGCGGGTCAGTGTTCAGACTGCCGAGACGTTGCAGAAACCATTCGGCGCTCTGGCTGCGAGGTTGCTTCGGCAAACCTTGCTGGAGCAATTCACCGACCTGCTGACGAATCTTCGCCACGTCATCCGCGACGTAACGATCCACCAGACCACTGGCAAAACGCTGCTCGCCACCGGTCAGGCTCCAGATGAAGGGCCGGTCGCGGGAATCGTATTCTTCGATTCCGGCTTCCTGCTCAATCACCTGCGGGCCGTTCAAACCGAGGCGTGCTTCCTGAGTCACCAGCAAATAACTGCACAGCGCCGCCGCAATCGACATACCGCCGAAACACCCAACGCTACCCGCGACCACGCCGACCACCGGTTGGTACTGCTGCAAATCGACAATCGCCGCATGAATATCAGCAATCGCCGCCAGCCCGAGATTGGCTTCCTGCAAACGCACACCACCGGTTTCCAGCAGCAACACCGCGCGGGTCGGAATGCCTTTGCGGTTGTCTTCAGCCGCCAGTTCCAGCGCGCCGGCGATCTTCGCCCCGCCGACTTCGCCAAGGCTGCCACCCTGAAACGCGCCTTCAATCGCGGCGATGACCACCGGCAAACCGTCGAGGCTGCCCTTGGCGATCACCACGCCGTCATCGGCCTGCGGCACCACGCCCTGGCGTTCAAGCCACGGCGACATCACCCGTTGAAACGGGTCGAGCAATTCACGAAAGCTGCCGGCATCGAGCAAGGCCTTCGCCCGTTGCCGCGCACCGAGTTCGACGAAGCTGTGTTTGTTGAGCAACGCGGCGCTGTCAGTCATGGCCGATCTCCTCGAAACCTTGTTCCAGACGCAAGCGCACCACCCCCGGCGTCGCGCCGAAATCGTGGATATCGATGGCCATCGCCGGCGGCGTGGTGCCGTCGAACATCCGCGCAAACAGGTGCTGCCAGCGCAGCTGCGCGCCGTTGACCGAGGTCTGCACGTTGATGGTCAGCTTGCCGGCCAGACCCGGTTCGATCAGCACTTCCAGATCACCCGAACCGACACAACCGACCAGCGCACGACCGCGTGGCGGCTGCCCGGCGGGGAATTCAAACGATAGGGTTTCCATCAAAACGCTCCCTGAAGGATGCCGTCGCGCTCGATGCGATCGAGCAGCAGCGTGGCGGCGAGCAAGTCGGCGGCGCCACCGGGCGAGGCATTCAATGCGATGAGTTGTTGATCGAGTTCGTGCAAGCGGCGTCGACCGCTGAGGCTGGCGCTGCCACCGGCGTCGAGCACCGCTTGCGCGCCGTGTTGCATGGCCTGCAAACCCTCTTCGCCGGCGCGGTAGAGCACGCAGGTGTCGGCCAGATTCGTCATGATTGCGAGCAAGGCGTCGAGCCGGGCGTTCTGTTCGCCGCTTGCTTGGGCACGGCTGAGCTTGAGTTGCGGCAGACCGCGTTGCAGCACCGAAGGGAAGCCGAGTTGCGCTTCTTCGCGAGCACCGCGTGCGCCGAAACGCAGGGCGACTTGGGCGCCGTGGCTCAAGGGTTTCGGCGCGTGGCGATCGTCCAGCAAGGCCAGACGTGCAGCACGCAGGGTCACGGCGTTAGCGCTGGAGGATTGCGGTTCGAGCGCAGCGGCCGTCACCAACAACCCCAGCGCCCAAATTGCACCACGATGCGTGTTCACGCCGTTGGTGGTCGTGAGCATGGCTTGCTCGCCTTCACGGCCGATGCGGC includes:
- the madL gene encoding malonate transporter subunit MadL → MIIYGVALLAICTLAGVIMGDMLGVLLGVKSNVGGVGIAMILLICARLWMQKRGGMTKECEMGVGFWGAMYIPVVVAMAAQQNVVTALHGGPVAVLAAIGSVVVCGCTIALISRTHKGEPLPDEPAEISPVGTPVGGR
- the trhA gene encoding PAQR family membrane homeostasis protein TrhA codes for the protein MYHGEKLNAWTHLVGAVAAFVGGVWMLVIACLDGSPWKIVSVAIYAFTLLVLYSASTVYHSVRGRKKAIMKKVDHFSIYLLIAGSYTPFCLVTLRGPWGWTLFGIVWGLALIGILQEIKPRSEARILSIVIYAVMGWIVLVAVKPLIAALGTTGFAWLASGGVLYTVGIIFFALDHRLRHAHGIWHLFVIAGSLLHFVAILFYVL
- a CDS encoding malonate decarboxylase subunit delta; protein product: METLSFEFPAGQPPRGRALVGCVGSGDLEVLIEPGLAGKLTINVQTSVNGAQLRWQHLFARMFDGTTPPAMAIDIHDFGATPGVVRLRLEQGFEEIGHD
- a CDS encoding biotin-independent malonate decarboxylase subunit beta translates to MTDSAALLNKHSFVELGARQRAKALLDAGSFRELLDPFQRVMSPWLERQGVVPQADDGVVIAKGSLDGLPVVIAAIEGAFQGGSLGEVGGAKIAGALELAAEDNRKGIPTRAVLLLETGGVRLQEANLGLAAIADIHAAIVDLQQYQPVVGVVAGSVGCFGGMSIAAALCSYLLVTQEARLGLNGPQVIEQEAGIEEYDSRDRPFIWSLTGGEQRFASGLVDRYVADDVAKIRQQVGELLQQGLPKQPRSQSAEWFLQRLGSLNTDPQIEPSVVRDLYQGERS
- a CDS encoding malonate decarboxylase holo-ACP synthase codes for the protein MVSTPLAHDLLWGMTPAQLPADAPLWAVESLAAGQPVVVRRALSAEGFVAVGVRGVLREQRLAAFMALDSIACRVSPEALCHVDSERDLPVMQALKQLRPMLDDCGWVWGVSGSVGFELASGFKAMHAASDLDLILRTPQLFTRNQARKLVELFDQAVCRIDMQLQTPLGAVALREWASGSARVLLKNAHQACLVIDPWNPQEQAA
- a CDS encoding 16S rRNA (uracil(1498)-N(3))-methyltransferase is translated as MRLSRFFIDAPLSTGEHELPEAQAHYISRVLRMAEGDAVQLFDGSGHEFRGALLDVGKKRVTVQIDEQFAGQVESPLHIHLGQGLSRGERMDWAIQKATELGVNEITPIFSDRCEVRLKDERADKRLLHWRQVAISACEQCGRSRVPVIHPPVLLADWIKQTEAELKLVLHPVAEPLVSHAKPATLAFLIGPEGGLTDAEVEQAKGNGFHAARLGPRVLRTETAPVVALAVAQQLWGDF
- the mdcE gene encoding biotin-independent malonate decarboxylase subunit gamma, with translation MSGYSLRGLNWFNALSAGAGAVEGLPPSLKVADSELGRFIAVVADPDNRFPRARNGEVGLLEGWGLAKAVDDAISADRDKAQKRPIIAIVDVPSQAYGRREEALGIHQALAGAADSYARARLAGHPVIALLVGKAMSGAFLAHGYQANRLIALRDPGVMVHAMGKASAARVTLRSVEELEALAATVPPMAYDIDSYASLGLLWETLSVQQIEQPTAEDLARVNECLKQAISDISSTDLSNRLGAKNRTASSKVRELLRAQW
- a CDS encoding flavin monoamine oxidase family protein, producing the protein MSVGWLRACALVMLGLFSVTALAKDKTAIVIGGGLSGLTAAYELQNKGWQVTLLEAKPSMGGRSGMATSEWIGNDKTQPVLNKYVSTFKLGTTPAPEFVRTPGYLIDGEYFSAADLATKQPATADALKRYQKTLDDLARSIDDPQNPAATSTLHALDQITVSSWLDKQNLPATARQLINQDIRTHYDEPSRLSLLYFAQQNRVYRGVSDRDLRASRLVGGSQVLAQAFVKQIKTIKTNSPVSAINQDKDGVTVKVGSVGYQADYVVLAVPLRALNKIALTPALDAQHLAAIKGTNYGWRDQIMLKFKTPVWESKARMSGEIYSNTGLGMLWIEPALKGGANVVINLSGDNARVMQAFGDKQMVDQVLIRLHAFYPQARGSFTGYEIRRYSTDPSMGGAYLAYGPGQISKFWRLWERPLQRVTFAGEHTDTLYPGTLEGALRTGQRAASQVEDLAAGKSFEPAKVVPAAAAAGAAGAVAAKKGNFFSNLFGGSDDEKKPEPVKAPEPAPAPVAPVPAPTPAPAPAPVEAPKPAAPVKAEPAKKAAAKPAAKKPAAKTEAKKPAAKPAAKKAEPAKKPAAKPAATSESKAQ
- a CDS encoding triphosphoribosyl-dephospho-CoA synthase yields the protein MHAFNLQAKPLSLADRLADLAVDALIDEADLSPKPALVDRRGNGAHTDLHLGLMHASALSLWPAFKEMAEAAVAIGEVVSTLREAIGRIGREGEQAMLTTTNGVNTHRGAIWALGLLVTAAALEPQSSSANAVTLRAARLALLDDRHAPKPLSHGAQVALRFGARGAREEAQLGFPSVLQRGLPQLKLSRAQASGEQNARLDALLAIMTNLADTCVLYRAGEEGLQAMQHGAQAVLDAGGSASLSGRRRLHELDQQLIALNASPGGAADLLAATLLLDRIERDGILQGAF
- the madM gene encoding malonate transporter subunit MadM — encoded protein: MWDLIEKGLEHNGLVTAFAFVGVIMWVSVVLSKRLTFGRIHGSAIAIVIGLVLAWVGGTMTGGQKGLADLTLFSGIGLMGGAMLRDFAIVATAFEVQATEAKKAGLIGVIALLLGTILPFIVGACMAWAFGYRDAVSMTTIGAGAVTYIVGPVTGAAIGATSDVMALSIATGLIKAILVMVGTPVAARWMGLDNPRSAMVFGGLAGTVSGVTAGLAATDRRLVPYGALTATFHTGLGCLLGPSLLFFIVRAIVG
- a CDS encoding adenosylmethionine--8-amino-7-oxononanoate transaminase, whose product is MGLNNQWMQRDLAVLWHPCTQMKDHEQLPLIPIKRGEGVWLEDFEGKRYLDAVSSWWVNVFGHANPRINQRIKDQVDQLEHVILAGFSHQPVIELSERLVKMTPEGLNRVFYADNGSSCIEVALKMSFHYWLNRGQPNKKRFVTLTNSYHGETMAAMAVGDVPLFTETYKALLMDTIKVPSPDCYGRPEGMSWEEHSRNMFAAMEQTLAENHDSVAAVIVEPLIQGAGGMRMYHPVYLTLLREACDRYGVHLILDEIAVGFGRTGTMFACEQAGIRPDFLCLSKALTGGYLPLAACLTTDEVYSAFYDDYPTLRAFLHSHSYTGNPLACAAALATLDIFEQDNVIENNKALAQRMASATAHLVDHPNVSEVRQTGMVLAIEMVKDKATKEAYPWQERRGLKVFQHALERGALLRPLGSVVYFLPPYVITPEQIDFLAEVASEGIDIATRDSVSVAVPKDFHPGFRDPG
- the mdcH gene encoding malonate decarboxylase subunit epsilon, with amino-acid sequence MSSLLVFPGQGAQQAGMLQRLPRETLVEASDVLGEDVLLLDSSDALRTTRAVQLCLLIAGVAASRQLLQDGLTADYVAGLSIGAYPAAVVAGALSFSNALHLVSLRGELMQQAYPQGYGMTAIIGLQLSTVETLLAQVHSEDSPVYLANINADNQVVIAGSDKAMQTVAELARSRGAGLAKRLAVSVPSHCPLLENPAQTLAEAFAKIELKTPKIAYLSGSRARPVTKVEALRDDLAFNMCRVVDWRGTVQSAYERGVRLQIELPPGAVLTGLARRVFEQGTVTAFDSARLDTLQALLREEGGRQL
- a CDS encoding LysR substrate-binding domain-containing protein, with product MLIDEELTLKKLEVFLAFMRTGNLARAAAELQTSNVSVHRAIHSLESALRCPLFKHEGRNLTPLESAYVLEERAQKLINDVVESVRLTREAAGFSAERFKLGSLYSLTVKTVPQLIMGLKIRRSELNIDLILGSNIDLLYKLKNMEVDAILVSLDDSINDPDCEQIALFSDDIFLATPADSKFAQRSEVDLAEVRDETFITLTQGFATHQDGVRVFKQAGFEPKVAMQVNDIFTLLSMVSSGVGYALLPGRIAAVYENRVKLIPLQAKYRLQQHIGVVFLKAKERDPNLLALLAECRMYANRQAGV